The Candidatus Methylomirabilota bacterium DNA segment GGTCGACGCCGGCCAGGCCGAGGACGACCTCGCCGTCGACGACGATCCCCTTGTTGAGCACCTGATCGACGAGGTCCAGGAGGCTCGGGCCGGCCCCGTCCAGGAGGGTATCAAGCCCGGCCCGAGGGCGAGACAACGCGGCCCGCCGAGGCTTCATCGGCTCCCCGCGACGAACGTGTAGGCGGGCCACGGACCGCTCACCGTGGCCCGAACGCCGGCCCGGGTGAGATCGGGCAGGAGCCGTTTCACGGCGGCCCGGAACCTTGCCGCGCGAGAGACGGGCACCAGGAAGGCCGCGTCGAGCAGGATGCGGACGCCGCCGGAGGCTTCGGCGATGGGCTGCCGACGCGACTGGTCGGCGAGCCGGGTGAGGCGCCGGTAGAGCTGGTCGGCCGCCCTCGCGGCATCCTGCCGGCGCCGGGCGACGAGCTCGCGAAGCTCCAGCTTGCGAAGCAGGAAGGCCGTGCCGCGGCCGCCGGTCGGCGCGCGCCCGGAGCTCTGGCGTCCTGCCCGGACCTCGTCCTCCGACCACGTCACGCGCACGCCCCACTCCTGGCGTCCCCCGATGCGGCGGGCCAGCCGGCGCAGGCGTCCCCGCTGGCGCCTGACGTGGGCCAGCGCCCGCTCGTCGCTGGCGAAGAGGGTGAAGAGCTTCATGGGGATCACCGTGGCGGCCCGGGAGAAGTGCTCGACTACGCCCTGGT contains these protein-coding regions:
- a CDS encoding gas vesicle protein, translating into MKPRRAALSRPRAGLDTLLDGAGPSLLDLVDQVLNKGIVVDGEVVLGLAGVDLVYLRLSALLCAADGLRRAQRRRRPPRRARP
- a CDS encoding GvpL/GvpF family gas vesicle protein — translated: MVKAADGSATYLYCLVHHRRPPSLRSAPRGLPGTSNVRVLEAGDDLWLVTADAPLNRYGSAPIERGLKDLRWVSACAMSHQGVVEHFSRAATVIPMKLFTLFASDERALAHVRRQRGRLRRLARRIGGRQEWGVRVTWSEDEVRAGRQSSGRAPTGGRGTAFLLRKLELRELVARRRQDAARAADQLYRRLTRLADQSRRQPIAEASGGVRILLDAAFLVPVSRAARFRAAVKRLLPDLTRAGVRATVSGPWPAYTFVAGSR